From Oncorhynchus kisutch isolate 150728-3 unplaced genomic scaffold, Okis_V2 scaffold1342, whole genome shotgun sequence, a single genomic window includes:
- the LOC116366035 gene encoding uncharacterized protein LOC116366035 produces the protein MFQQRVGGQAVRSPHPAPPRVGIRLPNPPPPPPTSQGSSPVIRLQSPGSQGMNQGLLRRDRNPSPQQAAHQEAGGRCGGGGGGGGGLQEQVQTLGSEIHSLSLAVRMLVEQQYRLEREQVQQTQVQKQILSTLQTLASRLEAPCTSLHQQRQHPKTPPPPVLPALGSASYSQDTFPFSQGGYAQCSQAQPSYNGMDNSSLETIETFKLSGQSPHGINGFQTGSSSSTTDSLLLTHTPTYTLAHTQPYSSAYTQQPHTQTHMPSCTQSYATTYTQSHTQSYRGTESTDCPSTRTEGALQDCMAPTQASVDLDSDITVSPQETQLNIIKVEAL, from the coding sequence ATGTTCCAGCAGAGAGTTGGTGGCCAAGCTGTCCGCTCCCCACACCCTGCTCCTCCCCGTGTGGGCATTCGGCTCCccaaccccccaccaccaccacccacctccCAGGGTAGTAGCCCTGTCATCCGCCTCCAAAGCCCTGGGAGCCAGGGCATGAACCAGGGCCTTCTCAGGAGAGACAGGAACCCCAGCCCTCAGCAGGCAGCTCACCAGGAGGCTGGAGGGAGATGCGggggagggggtggtggaggtgggggtctCCAGGAGCAGGTCCAGACCCTGGGCTCTGAGATCCACAGCCTGAGCCTGGCGGTGCGCATGCTGGTGGAGCAGCAGTACCGGCTGGAGAGGGAGCAGGTCCAGCAGACCCAGGTCCAGAAGCAGATTCTCAGCACCCTGCAGACCCTGGCCTCAAGACTGGAGGCACCCTGTACCAGCCTCCACCAGCAGCGACAGCATCCCAAAACTCCCCCACCCCCGGTCTTACCTGCCTTAGGCTCTGCCTCCTACAGCCAGGACACATTCCCCTTCAGCCAAGGAGGGTATGCTCAGTGCAGCCAGGCCCAGCCCAGCTACAACGGGATGGACAACTCCAGCCTGGAGACCATAGAGACCTTCAAACTGTCCGGACAGAGCCCCCATGGCATCAACGGCTTCCAGAcgggcagcagcagtagtaccaCCGATAGCCTcttgctcacacacacccctacatacACGCTGGCGCACACACAGCCTTACTCGTCAGCCTACACACAGCagccacacactcaaacacacatgccCTCATGCACACAGTCTTACGCCACCACatacacgcagtcacacacacagtcctataGAGGAACAGAAAGTACAGACTGTCCCAGCACCAGAACAGAGGGAGCTCTCCAGGACTGCATGGCCCCCACCCAGGCCTCTGTTGACCTGGACTCAGACATCACAGTCTCCCCACAGGAAACTCAGCTCAACATCATTAAAGTGGAGGCactctaa